From Dethiosulfovibrio salsuginis, one genomic window encodes:
- a CDS encoding homoserine dehydrogenase: MEWGIALVGFGNVAQGLARIITRKKDDLIRRYGFVPVVNAIVTGSKGTIWDPSGLDLEAVLRSLDERGDFSAVSASSASLDRILDDPRIGVVVDTTPTNLVTGEPGLSLIRRAIRSGKHVISSSKGPVSVALPELMALAASHGVAYRFEGALLSGTPSINLAMEAMAGCDVVKVQGIVNGTTNYILSRMEEGLNYSDALTEAQELGYAETDPSGDVDGWDAAVKAQIIATVIMGEPIALSQVKREGISKVSLEDVRSALSRGKRIKLVAQVERKDGVLEASVAPLELPLDHPLAGVMGATNAITYGTDNLRDVTIVGPGAGREETGQAILADLLAIVRERGLNLGRRTA, translated from the coding sequence ATGGAATGGGGAATCGCTTTAGTCGGATTCGGCAACGTCGCTCAGGGGCTTGCCAGGATAATAACCAGAAAAAAGGACGACCTGATCCGTCGCTACGGCTTCGTGCCGGTGGTGAACGCCATAGTGACAGGATCTAAGGGGACTATCTGGGATCCCTCGGGCCTTGATCTGGAGGCGGTTCTCCGTTCCCTGGACGAGAGAGGGGACTTCTCGGCGGTGTCCGCTTCCTCCGCCTCGTTGGACCGTATCCTTGACGATCCCAGGATAGGGGTCGTCGTGGACACCACCCCTACAAACCTCGTCACCGGCGAGCCCGGTCTATCCCTGATACGTCGGGCGATCCGCTCGGGGAAGCACGTTATCAGCTCCAGCAAGGGGCCGGTGTCGGTGGCACTGCCGGAGCTCATGGCACTGGCGGCAAGCCATGGAGTGGCATACCGTTTTGAAGGTGCTCTCCTCAGCGGAACTCCCTCCATAAACCTGGCCATGGAGGCTATGGCGGGATGCGACGTGGTGAAGGTGCAGGGGATAGTCAACGGAACCACCAACTACATTCTCTCAAGAATGGAGGAGGGACTGAATTACTCCGATGCCCTAACCGAGGCTCAGGAGCTAGGGTACGCCGAGACCGATCCCAGCGGCGACGTGGACGGATGGGACGCCGCTGTGAAGGCCCAGATAATAGCCACTGTGATAATGGGCGAGCCTATAGCTCTATCCCAGGTTAAGAGGGAGGGCATATCGAAGGTTTCCCTTGAAGACGTGAGATCCGCCCTGTCCAGGGGAAAGAGGATAAAGCTCGTAGCCCAGGTGGAGAGAAAAGACGGTGTCCTTGAGGCCTCGGTGGCTCCTCTGGAGCTTCCTCTGGACCACCCTCTAGCGGGGGTGATGGGGGCGACCAACGCCATAACCTACGGCACCGACAACCTCAGAGACGTCACCATCGTCGGGCCCGGCGCCGGCAGGGAGGAGACCGGGCAGGCTATTTTGGCGGACCTGCTGGCTATAGTAAGAGAGAGAGGGCTGAACCTTGGACGGCGGACTGCGTGA
- a CDS encoding molecular chaperone DnaJ — protein MKVKLCKKCKGLGFALGKTGEKFGCPECSGSGRVVVKTLRSDFPLDDLNENLTFDKDTMKVQVCKSCAGLGAFVYGPEDSRDCQDCGGTGRIVVQQISTEYQLHHLKEFEE, from the coding sequence ATGAAAGTCAAGTTGTGTAAAAAATGCAAAGGCCTCGGCTTTGCCCTTGGCAAAACGGGGGAGAAATTCGGCTGTCCCGAGTGCAGCGGTTCCGGTAGGGTCGTAGTCAAAACCCTCAGAAGCGATTTTCCCCTGGACGATTTAAACGAAAATCTGACTTTCGATAAAGACACCATGAAGGTTCAGGTCTGTAAGAGCTGTGCAGGACTAGGGGCTTTCGTCTACGGCCCTGAGGACAGTCGGGATTGTCAGGATTGCGGCGGGACCGGCAGGATAGTGGTTCAGCAGATATCCACCGAGTATCAGCTACATCATCTTAAAGAGTTCGAGGAGTGA
- a CDS encoding aspartate-semialdehyde dehydrogenase, producing MRIALLGATGLVGREMIKTIEERGLAVEEFRPLASARSAGSTVSLNGRDWTVQEVSPEGFDGIDVAIFSAGGDASRKWAPVAAERGAVVIDNSSAWRMDPEVPLVVPEINGQAAKNTPKGIIANPNCSTIHAVMALYPLHKAIGLRSMVVTTLQSVSGSGWKAVEELEEESRLVLEGKKSDADKRASVYPHRIAFNAVPQVGSFDDQGYTDEEWKMVNESRKIMSLPELKVDCTCTRVPVMRGHSLSIAAQFDRAVSPEEARAILSDAPGVVVRDDPSSSVYPLAIEAEGTDPVYVGRIRRNLVLDNGLDLWVSSDNIRKGAALNAVQIAELLV from the coding sequence ATGCGCATAGCCCTTTTAGGGGCCACAGGCCTGGTAGGAAGAGAGATGATCAAGACTATAGAGGAAAGGGGATTGGCGGTGGAGGAGTTTCGCCCTCTCGCCTCTGCCCGTTCCGCAGGAAGCACAGTCAGCCTCAACGGCAGGGACTGGACGGTGCAGGAGGTCTCACCTGAGGGCTTCGATGGCATAGACGTGGCCATATTCTCCGCCGGCGGCGACGCCTCCAGAAAGTGGGCTCCTGTCGCGGCTGAGAGGGGAGCGGTGGTCATAGACAACAGCTCCGCCTGGAGGATGGACCCTGAGGTTCCCCTTGTTGTCCCGGAGATAAACGGTCAGGCCGCCAAGAATACCCCTAAAGGCATCATAGCCAACCCAAACTGCTCGACCATCCACGCGGTGATGGCCCTCTATCCTCTCCATAAAGCGATAGGGCTGAGATCTATGGTGGTTACCACACTTCAGTCAGTATCAGGATCCGGCTGGAAGGCGGTGGAGGAGCTTGAGGAGGAGAGTCGGCTGGTGCTTGAGGGAAAGAAGTCCGACGCCGATAAGAGGGCCTCGGTCTATCCCCACAGGATAGCCTTTAACGCCGTCCCTCAGGTTGGTAGTTTCGACGATCAGGGCTACACCGACGAGGAGTGGAAGATGGTCAACGAGTCCAGAAAGATAATGTCCTTGCCGGAGCTAAAGGTCGACTGCACCTGTACCAGGGTCCCGGTGATGAGGGGACACTCTCTTTCCATAGCGGCCCAGTTCGACCGTGCCGTATCGCCGGAGGAGGCAAGGGCCATTCTGTCCGACGCTCCCGGCGTGGTGGTCAGAGACGATCCGTCCTCTTCGGTCTATCCTCTGGCTATAGAGGCGGAGGGAACCGATCCGGTCTACGTCGGTCGCATCAGGAGGAACCTGGTCCTGGATAACGGTCTGGACCTGTGGGTATCGTCGGATAATATAAGAAAAGGCGCGGCTCTGAACGCTGTTCAGATAGCGGAGCTGCTGGTTTAG
- the cobT gene encoding nicotinate mononucleotide-dependent phosphoribosyltransferase CobT, translating to MISFFRPMLRLKEPYIRKRCPIMFVLVVGSTDVSKIPGISAAGASLDVLPYTAPADADMIWWGKPKVVDWIPLDPQGHPTPAIVTRAALEEAGFPITLIDAGSFVSPKAPFVDVGGYPAKDPSKETAVPQARELFQRGRELAIGLSQGSGPLVIGESVPGGTTTASLVLAALGYRGSVSSAGPENPLPLKRKLREDSFRRLEIEFGGLSGDGMKAMEELGDPMEPLVAGIASGAPEGKKIVLAGGTQMLAVAAALRHMGIERPITVATTCYVHRDKSADFATLAEAIGVEGWWAPLDFSGSKWTGLSDYEKGYIKEGAGAGGSVWYANYLGISVDSIIAKTEELYSSMVEGKVSQDV from the coding sequence ATGATATCATTTTTCCGGCCTATGCTCCGACTAAAAGAGCCATATATAAGAAAGAGGTGTCCTATTATGTTCGTCCTCGTAGTTGGTTCCACCGACGTAAGCAAAATACCTGGAATATCCGCGGCAGGTGCCAGTCTAGATGTCCTTCCCTACACCGCACCTGCCGATGCGGACATGATCTGGTGGGGAAAGCCTAAGGTGGTCGACTGGATCCCCCTGGATCCTCAAGGACACCCCACCCCTGCCATAGTAACAAGAGCCGCCCTGGAGGAAGCGGGTTTTCCGATCACCTTGATCGACGCAGGGTCTTTCGTCAGCCCTAAAGCCCCTTTCGTAGATGTAGGCGGCTACCCGGCCAAAGACCCGTCAAAGGAGACCGCAGTACCTCAAGCCAGGGAGCTCTTTCAGAGGGGAAGAGAGCTGGCCATCGGCCTTTCCCAGGGGAGCGGCCCTCTGGTGATAGGTGAGTCGGTCCCTGGAGGAACCACCACCGCGTCTCTGGTCCTGGCTGCACTGGGGTACAGGGGGTCCGTCTCCTCCGCAGGGCCTGAAAACCCCCTGCCTCTGAAGAGAAAACTCCGGGAAGACTCGTTCAGAAGGCTGGAAATAGAGTTCGGAGGGCTTTCAGGGGACGGCATGAAGGCCATGGAGGAGCTTGGCGATCCTATGGAGCCTTTAGTAGCGGGGATAGCCTCAGGAGCACCGGAGGGCAAGAAAATCGTCCTGGCAGGTGGCACCCAGATGCTAGCGGTAGCGGCTGCTCTGAGGCACATGGGGATAGAGAGACCGATCACCGTAGCGACCACCTGCTACGTACACAGGGATAAAAGCGCCGATTTCGCGACACTGGCGGAGGCCATAGGGGTCGAAGGCTGGTGGGCACCTCTGGACTTCAGCGGATCGAAATGGACGGGGCTCAGCGACTACGAAAAGGGCTACATCAAAGAGGGAGCCGGGGCAGGGGGCTCGGTCTGGTACGCCAACTACCTTGGGATCTCGGTGGATTCTATCATAGCCAAAACCGAGGAACTTTACTCTTCCATGGTCGAAGGTAAAGTCTCCCAGGATGTATAA
- a CDS encoding aspartate kinase produces MGQEAKPIVLKFGGSSMGSPEKIRAVARRVMGFVEKGYRVAVVVSAMGDTTDRLLELARSVTQGSRCPREMDQLLSTGEQQSIALLAMALKAEGQDSLSFTGQQAGFFASGYHQEGRIKDIDPKRVLSCLARGAVAVVAGFQGMDQEGDVITLGRGGSDLSAIALAAALEASCCYIFTDVDGIYTADPRVVLGARKLDRISWDECLEMTVAGAKVLQARSVEMAIRSGVDVCVASSFDEEIEGTWIMRDFIEEKAAVRAVSQDDDAARVAFDGGCSPCQVAKSLSDRGIVAQVVVQDGRAVLLVRGSRLEETLDICKEHQVSGLKWDEGLSRISVVGAGLANHPEISAQILSVLEDIDVDVEMLLPSALSVTCLVKSSHGADAVRALHGKFIEGGLVRCA; encoded by the coding sequence ATGGGGCAGGAAGCTAAACCTATAGTCCTGAAGTTCGGCGGTTCCTCCATGGGATCGCCGGAGAAGATCAGGGCTGTGGCTCGAAGGGTCATGGGGTTTGTCGAGAAGGGATACAGAGTGGCCGTGGTGGTCTCCGCCATGGGAGACACCACCGACAGGCTTCTTGAGTTAGCCCGATCCGTTACGCAGGGAAGTCGTTGTCCCAGGGAGATGGACCAACTTTTGTCCACAGGGGAACAGCAGTCCATCGCCCTTCTGGCTATGGCACTCAAGGCGGAGGGACAGGATAGCCTGTCCTTCACCGGGCAACAGGCTGGTTTCTTCGCCTCGGGATACCATCAGGAGGGCCGCATAAAGGATATCGATCCAAAACGGGTACTGTCCTGTCTAGCTCGAGGTGCGGTGGCGGTGGTCGCCGGTTTTCAGGGCATGGACCAAGAGGGAGACGTTATCACCCTGGGCAGAGGTGGTTCAGACCTGTCCGCCATAGCCCTGGCGGCGGCCCTTGAGGCCTCCTGTTGCTACATATTCACCGACGTCGACGGCATCTACACCGCCGACCCCAGGGTCGTCTTGGGGGCCAGAAAGCTGGACCGGATATCCTGGGACGAGTGCCTTGAGATGACCGTAGCAGGGGCAAAGGTGCTCCAGGCCAGGAGCGTGGAGATGGCCATAAGAAGCGGTGTGGACGTATGCGTGGCGTCCAGCTTCGACGAGGAAATAGAGGGGACCTGGATCATGAGGGATTTTATAGAGGAAAAGGCGGCGGTCAGAGCGGTAAGTCAGGACGACGATGCGGCCAGAGTGGCCTTCGACGGAGGCTGTTCACCCTGTCAGGTGGCAAAATCCCTGTCCGATAGGGGCATAGTCGCCCAGGTGGTGGTCCAGGACGGACGGGCGGTCCTTTTGGTGAGGGGCAGCAGGCTCGAGGAGACGCTGGATATCTGCAAAGAACACCAGGTGTCGGGGCTTAAATGGGATGAGGGGCTTTCCAGGATCTCCGTCGTAGGGGCGGGTCTCGCCAACCACCCTGAGATATCCGCCCAGATACTTTCGGTGCTGGAGGATATAGACGTGGACGTGGAAATGCTCCTTCCCTCCGCCTTGTCGGTAACCTGTCTGGTAAAGTCGTCCCACGGAGCGGACGCCGTCCGTGCTCTGCACGGCAAGTTTATAGAAGGAGGTCTCGTTAGATGCGCATAG